The sequence TCCTTCAGGGTTCGCTTCAACGTCTGGGGAAAGACGGCAGTGGAGCTCCTGGCAAAGCTGTACTTTAAAAAAGTCGGAGAGGAGCAGATAAACGAGCACACATACCTTCAGGTTTACGAGCCAAAGAAATGAAACAAAAACAAATCAGGCCTCCATGCGGAGGCGCTTGAGGACGAACTCCCTATCGAGCGAAGCAAGGAACGGGGCAAGCCTCGGCCCGCGGTCCTTCCCTATGAAGAGGTTGTAGAGTGCCTTAAACCACTCCTTGCTCGGGATCCCGCGCTTCTTGGCAACGTCAAAGATAGCGTTGTTGAGCTCATCAACCGTGAACTTCTCGTGTGCCTCGATCCAGTCCGCTAACTCCCTCATCGCCTCCCTGATTTCGGGCTTTAGGTCGAGCCCTGGCGCTTCCTCAAGCAGGCTGAACTTGACGTTGTCCGGGGCATACTTCTCGACCCAGTTCCTGGCGAGCCGAATCCTGAGCTTTATCCTCGCAATGTCCTCTTCGGTGAGCTTCTCAGGGACGTGGCCCTGCTCCTGGAGGGCGCGGATTATTCCGTCCTCATCGAGGTGGGGCATCTGGACGAGCGTGACGAGGAACCTGAATGGCGCCTGGGCCACGAGCCTCTCCGGAACCTTCGGCATTGATAGCTCGTAGGTCCTCTTGAGTTCCTCTTCCTCCTCGGGGTTCTTGGCCTGCTCAAGGCCGAAGTAGATGCGCTCCACCTTGTCGAACTCGTCGTAGAGGTTGAGAAGGCCGAGACCGAGGTCTATCTTGAGCTCCTTGTTTGGCCTGGCCTTGGCGTAGATGAAGCGGATTATGCCGGGCTCAAGCACCTCGTAGAGGTCGCTGAGTAGTATAACGTTGCCCTTGCTACCGGACATTTTACCCTTCTGGCCCTTGATTCCGACAAACTCGTACATGAGGGTCATCGGGGCGGGCCAGCCGAAGACCTTCTCGGAAATCTCCTTTCCGGTGTCGTAGGAGCTGCCCGCGGCGAGGTGGTCCTTTCCGGCGGGCTCGAAGTCCACCTTGAAGTGCGCCCAGCGCATCGGCCAGTCAACGCGCCAGCGAAGCTTGACGTTGCCCTCCCTTATGTCGGTCTCCCCCTCGCTTCCGCAGTGGGGGCACCTGTAGGCAACCTTCCACTCTCCGTCCCAGGAAATGAACTCAGCCTCTTTCCTGCACTTCGGGCAGTAGACCATAACCGGCTGCCAGTCGTCCTCAAGGGGCGGTTGCTTGGCCCTCTCACGGTACTTGTCGAGGACGGCTTTGATTTCATCGCGCTTGGCAAGGGCAGTCTTTATTTCCTCCGCGTACTCGCCGGACTTGTAGAGCTCGCTCGCGTAGAGGAAATCGACCTCGATGCCGAGTTTCTTTACCTCTTCCTCGAACTTCTCCATGAAGTGCTCCGCGTAGCTGTCATGACAGCCCCAGGGGTCGGGAACCTCGCGGACGGGCTTGGTAAGGTGCTCCTTCCACTCGGCCGGGACGTTCTTCGGAACCTTTCTAAAGCGGTCGTAGTCGTCCCACATGTGGATGTGCCTGACCCTCTTTCCCCTGTCCCTTAGGGCATGGCCCACGATGTAGGCCGTGAAGAACTCGCGGAAGTTCCCGATATGAACGTAACCGCTCGGAGTTATCCCGCTCTCGACCACGTACTCCTCCTTGTCACCGCGTTCCCGGATAATCTTTTCCGCCATGTAGTCCGCCCAGTGAACCATCTTCACCACCGCGCTTAGCTCCTCGAAAGGGCTTTTAAGGTTAGCCTCAAAAATAACAACTCTTCAAGAGAAAGGTTTATAAATACAAAGAGTAAACACTACTAACCAATGTAAAAGGTGAACGCTATGGAGTTCGAATTGAGGAGGATGAACGTATTCTTCCCGGCGTCCCTTGAACTCCAGGAGGAGCTGCTTAAGGCCGGCCTTAAGGTGCCGTACGACAAGGAAACAGGAAAGAAAACTCCCGTTCCTGTGGTCTCAAGCTCGAGGGAGGGCAGAAAGCTAAGGCGCGAAAGACTGCTGAAGGCAGGGGACTTCGAGGTGAGAGACAAGTTTGCCGTAATTCCTGGCGAGACTTCCACTATCGAGTTTGACGTCACTGAGAAGGGCTTTCTCGTGCTCAGACCGAAGCCCATCGAATACCACCTCGAGGAGCTCGGGTTCCTATCGGTCCCACCAAGGATTTGGGGTACCTGGGCGAGCTTCTCACTGCCGTTTTCAGCATACGAAGAGATTGTTGATGGGCTGAGTGAGTTCAAAGGGGACGGCAACGGTATTTACACCGCCTCAAATGGCTCAAGAGGGAGGATCGAGGTCTATGCATACAAGGGCAGGACGAGAAAAGACCTCGGCATCCCTGTTTTTGGCTACTCTCTGGGACTTCACGACTTAACCCTCGCGGAGGAGTACCTGAGGGAAAAGGCGGAGGAGAACGGCGTCCCAGAGGAGAGGCTCCGCTACCTAAAGCTCGGTCTGAAAAAGAAGAAGGAGACCAAGGCGGGCCTGAAAGTTGGCATCGTCTGGGAGAACGGGAGTCCAGTAGAGATAACGCTTAAGCTCTCAACAACTGCACCGAGGGTCAGAATCCAGGGCCTCTACGGAGAGCTCGTTGGAAAGTCGAGGGGCGAGCTCACGAGGACTGACGACTGGTACATCGTAGTCCACGCGTCAGACTTCGTAAACGCCCTTGAGAGGGTGCGCGGGACGTTTGGGTGAGAAACGGAAAAGTATTTTAGTCTTGACCTCACTTCTTTTTTGGTGGAAAATCAATGATTGAAACCGTCGTAGGGGTTGCTGTGGCGGCTTCATGCATTATAATCACGATCTTTCTAACCAAGAAGCTTGGGCCCGAATGGGCCTGGATAAACCGGAAGCTCATACACTTCAGCATCGTGCCAGCAATCCTGCTGTTCTATTACGGGATAATTCCAAGGGAAATTTTCAGCCCAGCGGCTGCCCTCTTTGGAATTGCCCAGCTGGCAACTCACCTAAAGCACAAAGAGCTCAGCTGGTATCAGCTCAACCACAACTACGGAGAGGTCTTCTTCGCGTTCTCCGCTTCGGCCATCGTGGCTTTCCTGCCGAGGGACTACGCGACTGCCCTGCTGCTCGTAATGGCGATCAGCGACGGCATTACTGGCGTTGTAAGGCACTTCTACTTCAGGAGAAACGGGCTCAGGGTAAAGCTCAAGAAGCACTGGACTGGAAGCCTGGCGTACTTGGCAACGGCCTTGGTAATAGCGTTCGTTTTCCTCAATGGTGATGCAATAAGAAAAGTGGTCTGGGCAGTGGTGCTGATGCTCGCGGAGTACCAGCCATGGGTCGATGACAACCTGGCAGTGCCCCTCATAGGGGGTCTGCTGTTCCCATTCTACTGAGCCCACCTGACCTTCAGGCTGTCCTTCTTCACTTTTTTGAACTCCTGGACGAGGGCATTCCCGGTGTTTTCCATGAATTCCTCGATGTCAGTAATGCCGAGTTCCCTGAGGCCTATTGCATCCACACCCTCGGGAATCCCCTTTGCCTCGACGTTTATCCCGATGTGGATCTTTACGCTTACGGGCGAGACCGTTGCTATCGAGATGCTGAGCTTCCTGCCGTTAACGTAGATGTCGTCGCCCTTCCTTACGGTCTTCACCCCGTACCCACCAAGAACCTCGCAGAGCCTCGCTATGAAGAGCTTCTGGAGCGTTGAAGCGAAGAGGGTGTTTACTAGGTCAAAGACCTCTATGATGTAGTGAACCATGTCGTCGCTCTTTATCCCCTTGTTCTGCCTAAGGTCTTCGATGTCGATCATCTCTTCCACTTTGACGTCGCACTTCCCGCGGAAAACCACGAGCGAGTTGCCGAGCAGGCCGAAGTTCCTGTATGCCCAGTGGCTACCAATGGCCGAGCCGTCGTAGTCAATACGCCTGTCCTTAACTATCAGTAGCTCCATGATATCACCCCATCCTTTCGAGGAGTTCTCTCAGCCCTTCAAAGCTTTTTGCATTGACGTATATATGGGGGGTAAACATCTTCTACCGGATACCTATAGAAGCCCATAAAAACCCCTAAGTTTACTGGCACCCATGAACCGTGAAACCGAGGGAACGCTCTTAGCGTTCGTGGTGCTGATACTCCTCGGCCTTGAACCCGTCGTGATCAAAGCAAACCCAGTTAACCCCCTTGCCTTCGCCTCGCTTTCGGCCATAATTGCGTCCCTAATCCTCTGGCCCATTGTCCTGCTCCGGGGTCAGGCTAGGGAAGTCCTTGAGAGGCCGGGAGAGCTGAAGAAGACCTTCCTCACGGGCCTTTTTGCGACCGCTATAGCTTATTCCCTCTTCTCCTATGGGACGAGGCTAAGTTCCGCCGTAAACTCCGCTATAATAACGCGCTTCGAGGTGTTTTACTCGTTCCTAATCTCGTGGCTTCTCCTGAGGGAGAGGATAAGCGGGAGGGCCGTGCTCTCTGCACTCACCTTAATCGCGGGTGTGTTTCTCGTGGTCACGCAGGGGAAGAGGCCCGAGCTCCTGAAGGGTGACGTCCTGCTCCTCCTAACTCCCTTATTCTGGCAACTCGGGCACGCGGTGGCGAAGAAAACCAACTACAGCCCGTTAACAATAGCGGCGCTAAGGAACACCTTCGGTGGGCTCCTACTCCTCGTTCCGGCCGTAATAATGGGCTTTGCCTTTACACGGTTCGCGCTGACCGAGGGGATAATAATAGCGCTCACCCAGGGCCTCTGGTACCTTGCAATAGCGCGGATTAACCTCTCGAAGGCGACCGCCATCTTAACTCCCGCCCCAGCTCTAACCGTGCTCATCTCAACTGCCGTCCTCGGGGAGACGGTTACGGTTTATCACTTATCCGGCTTAGCCTTAATAACCCTCGGAACTCTGACAATCAGCAGAGAGGAGAGCGGGGTGAGAGAATGAAGGTCGTAGTCCTTGGCTCGGGCTCGTACAGCGGGACTCCAAAGCCCCTGTGCACCTGTGAGAACTGTTCGCGGGCGAGGACTAACCCGGCCCTTAGAAGGACGCGGTTCTCGCTCTACTTCGATAAGACTCTGGTCGACCCGAGCCCAGACCTGCACTACCACCTTGAGAGGCTGGACAAGAAGGTGGAGCGGGTCTTAATCACGCACGGCCACTTCGACCACGTCTTCGGCCTGCCGGAACTCCAGGTCTTCAAGCGGGTTGAGTTCTACTCCCACAGGGAGGCACTTGAGGTCGCAAAAGGCCTCGTCCGGCTGGCCTTCGAGTCGGAGAGCCCCAGCGGCCACGAGTGGAGCTACCACGAGCTTGAGTTCTGGAAAGAGACCCGAATAGGGGACATGAAAGTCACGCACTTTCCTGTGGTGCACACGATAACGGCGGGAGGCTTCGTCGTAGAGGCAAAGGGCAAGAGAATAGCAGTTACCGGTGATACCGGGCCGGAGATTCTGAAGGACGAGAGGACCATAAAGCTGATGGAAGGAGCAGACCTCCTCATAGCTGAGATGACGCACAGGGAAGCAATCCCCGGCTCGCACCTCGGGGTTAAAGAAGCCATAGAGCTCGCAAAGAGGGTTGGCGCTGGTTACACGGTCTTTGCCCACATCAGCCACAGCAACTACCCCCACGAGG is a genomic window of Thermococcus guaymasensis DSM 11113 containing:
- the lysS gene encoding lysine--tRNA ligase codes for the protein MVHWADYMAEKIIRERGDKEEYVVESGITPSGYVHIGNFREFFTAYIVGHALRDRGKRVRHIHMWDDYDRFRKVPKNVPAEWKEHLTKPVREVPDPWGCHDSYAEHFMEKFEEEVKKLGIEVDFLYASELYKSGEYAEEIKTALAKRDEIKAVLDKYRERAKQPPLEDDWQPVMVYCPKCRKEAEFISWDGEWKVAYRCPHCGSEGETDIREGNVKLRWRVDWPMRWAHFKVDFEPAGKDHLAAGSSYDTGKEISEKVFGWPAPMTLMYEFVGIKGQKGKMSGSKGNVILLSDLYEVLEPGIIRFIYAKARPNKELKIDLGLGLLNLYDEFDKVERIYFGLEQAKNPEEEEELKRTYELSMPKVPERLVAQAPFRFLVTLVQMPHLDEDGIIRALQEQGHVPEKLTEEDIARIKLRIRLARNWVEKYAPDNVKFSLLEEAPGLDLKPEIREAMRELADWIEAHEKFTVDELNNAIFDVAKKRGIPSKEWFKALYNLFIGKDRGPRLAPFLASLDREFVLKRLRMEA
- a CDS encoding diacylglycerol/polyprenol kinase family protein is translated as MIETVVGVAVAASCIIITIFLTKKLGPEWAWINRKLIHFSIVPAILLFYYGIIPREIFSPAAALFGIAQLATHLKHKELSWYQLNHNYGEVFFAFSASAIVAFLPRDYATALLLVMAISDGITGVVRHFYFRRNGLRVKLKKHWTGSLAYLATALVIAFVFLNGDAIRKVVWAVVLMLAEYQPWVDDNLAVPLIGGLLFPFY
- a CDS encoding DUF366 family protein, translated to MELLIVKDRRIDYDGSAIGSHWAYRNFGLLGNSLVVFRGKCDVKVEEMIDIEDLRQNKGIKSDDMVHYIIEVFDLVNTLFASTLQKLFIARLCEVLGGYGVKTVRKGDDIYVNGRKLSISIATVSPVSVKIHIGINVEAKGIPEGVDAIGLRELGITDIEEFMENTGNALVQEFKKVKKDSLKVRWAQ
- a CDS encoding DMT family transporter, which encodes MNRETEGTLLAFVVLILLGLEPVVIKANPVNPLAFASLSAIIASLILWPIVLLRGQAREVLERPGELKKTFLTGLFATAIAYSLFSYGTRLSSAVNSAIITRFEVFYSFLISWLLLRERISGRAVLSALTLIAGVFLVVTQGKRPELLKGDVLLLLTPLFWQLGHAVAKKTNYSPLTIAALRNTFGGLLLLVPAVIMGFAFTRFALTEGIIIALTQGLWYLAIARINLSKATAILTPAPALTVLISTAVLGETVTVYHLSGLALITLGTLTISREESGVRE
- a CDS encoding MBL fold metallo-hydrolase, which gives rise to MKVVVLGSGSYSGTPKPLCTCENCSRARTNPALRRTRFSLYFDKTLVDPSPDLHYHLERLDKKVERVLITHGHFDHVFGLPELQVFKRVEFYSHREALEVAKGLVRLAFESESPSGHEWSYHELEFWKETRIGDMKVTHFPVVHTITAGGFVVEAKGKRIAVTGDTGPEILKDERTIKLMEGADLLIAEMTHREAIPGSHLGVKEAIELAKRVGAGYTVFAHISHSNYPHEVLERKVRESGVAGEVARDFTWVEV